Proteins found in one Arachis stenosperma cultivar V10309 chromosome 8, arast.V10309.gnm1.PFL2, whole genome shotgun sequence genomic segment:
- the LOC130944377 gene encoding protein ENHANCED DISEASE RESISTANCE 2 isoform X2 has protein sequence MASTSSATATDGDAAAAGGRMEGWLYLIRSNRIGLQFSRKRYFVLDGNNLRSFKSSANQDPVRSAIVDSCIRVMDNGRESINRKVFFMFTLYNSSNHNDRLKLGASRPEEAARWIQSIHEASLKGVPDTGDEAIGCSKRRWQSFRLSGSSSRCHPNSVDWTASSFDVIAPSPWTIFGCQNGLRLFKEAKDRDSVAKKWDDHPAIMAVGVVDGTSEAVFQTLMSLGPSRSEWDFCFYKGSVVEHLDGHTDIIHKQLYSDWLPWGMKRRDLLLRRYWRREDDGTYVILYHSVFHKKCPPQNGYVRACLKSGGYVVSPVNKGKQSVVKHMLAIDWKSWRSYIKPSSARSITIKMLGRVAALRELLKAKLGNCPPSDYSSGELIRKSGLRLNGGEISSDTEIQAGDEDANDNFDEEVDQTQAERASLVSMNDADDKFYDVLEPSDCDEPENEWMAECSHQKTQLSTAASFVRRLHDLAVQKRGYVDLHEMAREESISCAYGSTLPKDPTCTLPCSLTETDPSTFLIRGENYLVDGKKVKAKGTLMQLVAADWLRSDRREDDLAGRPGSIVQKYAAQGGPEFFFIINIQVPGSTTYSLALYYMMNTPVEDAPLLESFIKGDDAFRNSRFKLIPYISKGSWIVKQSVGKKACLVGQALEIHYFQGKNYLELGIDIGSSTVARGVVSLVLGYLSHLVIEMAFLVQGNTREELPEFLLGTVRLNHLDASKSVPLKP, from the exons ATGGCAAGTACTAGTAGTGCCACTGCCACTGACGGAGATGCCGCCGCCGCCGGAGGAAGAATGGAAGGATGGTTGTATCTCATACGCTCCAACCGTATTGGACTCCAATTCTCACGGAAGCGATACTTCGTTCTCGACGGTAACAACCTCCGCAGCTTCAAATCTTCCGCCAACCAG GATCCCGTTAGAAGTGCTATTGTAGATTCCTGCATTCGTGTGATGGATAACGGGAGGGAGAGCATTAACAGAAAA GTGTTCTTCATGTTCACACTGTATAATTCTTCAAATCACAATGATCGATTAAAG TTAGGAGCAAGCCGTCCTGAAGAAGCAGCCAGGTGGATTCAGTCTATTCATGAAGCATCTTTGAAG GGTGTCCCTGATACTGGAGATGAGGCTATAGGTTGTTCTAAGAGGAGATGGCAATCCTTTAG ACTAAGTGGATCTTCTAGTAGATGTCACCCAAATTCTGTAGACTGGACAGCTTCTTCTTTTGACGTTATTGCCCCTTCACCCTGGACAATCTTTGGTTGCCAGAATG GTTTACGGCTATTCAAGGAAGCAAAGGACAGAGATTCGGTTGCAAAG AAATGGGATGATCACCCAGCAATAATGGCAGTTGGAGTAGTTGATGGAACTTCAGAAGCCGTTTTCCAGACTCTTATGTCTCTTGGTCCTTCAAGATCAGA ATGGGATTTCTGTTTCTACAAGGGGAGTGTAGTCGAACACCTAGATGGTCACACTGACATTATTCACAAACAGCTATATAGTGATTGGTTGCCTTG GGGAATGAAACGGAGAGATCTCTTGTTGCGACGCTATTGGAGGAGAGAAGATGATGGAACCTATG TTATTCTTTACCACTCTGTTTTTCACAAAAAGTGTCCTCCTCAGAATGGCTACGTTCGTGCCTGCCTTAAAA GTGGAGGTTATGTTGTATCACCAGTGAACAAAGGAAAGCAATCGGTTGTAAAGCATATGCTTGCTATTGATTGGAAGTCATGGAGATCTTATATTAAACCTTCTTCAGCACGTTCCATTACGATTAAAATGCTTGGCAGAGTTGCTG CATTACGGGAGTTATTGAAAGCTAAGCTAGGAAATTGTCCTCCATCTGATTATTCATCTGGAGAATTGATAAGAAAAAGTGGGCTTCGTCTAAATGGAGGAGAAATAAGCTCTGATACCGAAATTCAGGCTGGAGATGAGGACGCTAATGATAACTTTGATGAAGAAGTAGATCAAACACAAGCAGAGCGTGCAAGCCTTGTTAGTATGAATGATGCAGATGACAAGTTTTACGATGTTCTAGAACCATCGGATTGTGATGAGCCAGAAAATGAATGGATGGCCGAATGTAGTCACCAAAAGACTCAG TTATCAACTGCAGCTAGTTTCGTGAGAAGATTGCATGACCTTGCAG TTCAGAAGAGGGGTTATGTAGACTTGCATGAGATGGCCAGGGAAGAGAGTATCTCATGTGCCTATGGATCCACTCTTCCAAAAGATCCTACTTGTACTTTACCTTGCAGTTTGACAGAAACAGATCCTTCTACATTCCTGATTCGTGGAGAAAATTATCTAGTTGACGGCAAGAAG GTTAAAGCAAAGGGAACCTTGATGCAATTGGTTGCTGCAGATTGGCTGAGATCTGATAGAAGGGAAGATGATCTTGCCGGCCGTCCTGGGAGCATTGTGCAG AAATATGCAGCACAGGGTGGGCCTGAGTTCTTCTTCATTATAAACATTCAG GTTCCAGGTTCTACTACATATAGCCTTGCACTATACTATATGATGAATACCCCTGTGGAAGATGCTCCCTTGCTAGAGAGTTTTATAAAGGGTGATGATGCCTTCAGAAATTCGAGATTTAAACTTATACCATATATATCTAAG GGTTCATGGATTGTAAAGCAGAGTGTAGGGAAGAAGGCATGCCTAGTTGGTCAAGCATTGGAAATCCACTATTTTCAGGGGAAGAACTATTTGGAG CTTGGGATTGATATTGGATCATCAACTGTCGCAAGAGGTGTGGTGAGTCTTGTCCTTGGGTACCTCAGCCATCTGGTTATTGAGATGGCCTTTTTAGTACAG GGAAATACTCGGGAAGAGCTCCCTGAATTTCTTCTTGGAACCGTCCGGCTTAACCATCTGGATGCTTCGAAATCAGTTCCACTGAAACCATGA
- the LOC130944377 gene encoding protein ENHANCED DISEASE RESISTANCE 2-like isoform X1 → MASTSSATATDGDAAAAGGRMEGWLYLIRSNRIGLQFSRKRYFVLDGNNLRSFKSSANQDPVRSAIVDSCIRVMDNGRESINRKVFFMFTLYNSSNHNDRLKLGASRPEEAARWIQSIHEASLKGVPDTGDEAIGCSKRRWQSFRLSGSSSRCHPNSVDWTASSFDVIAPSPWTIFGCQNGLRLFKEAKDRDSVAKKWDDHPAIMAVGVVDGTSEAVFQTLMSLGPSRSEWDFCFYKGSVVEHLDGHTDIIHKQLYSDWLPWGMKRRDLLLRRYWRREDDGTYVILYHSVFHKKCPPQNGYVRACLKSGGYVVSPVNKGKQSVVKHMLAIDWKSWRSYIKPSSARSITIKMLGRVAALRELLKAKLGNCPPSDYSSGELIRKSGLRLNGGEISSDTEIQAGDEDANDNFDEEVDQTQAERASLVSMNDADDKFYDVLEPSDCDEPENEWMAECSHQKTQKLSTAASFVRRLHDLAVQKRGYVDLHEMAREESISCAYGSTLPKDPTCTLPCSLTETDPSTFLIRGENYLVDGKKVKAKGTLMQLVAADWLRSDRREDDLAGRPGSIVQKYAAQGGPEFFFIINIQVPGSTTYSLALYYMMNTPVEDAPLLESFIKGDDAFRNSRFKLIPYISKGSWIVKQSVGKKACLVGQALEIHYFQGKNYLELGIDIGSSTVARGVVSLVLGYLSHLVIEMAFLVQGNTREELPEFLLGTVRLNHLDASKSVPLKP, encoded by the exons ATGGCAAGTACTAGTAGTGCCACTGCCACTGACGGAGATGCCGCCGCCGCCGGAGGAAGAATGGAAGGATGGTTGTATCTCATACGCTCCAACCGTATTGGACTCCAATTCTCACGGAAGCGATACTTCGTTCTCGACGGTAACAACCTCCGCAGCTTCAAATCTTCCGCCAACCAG GATCCCGTTAGAAGTGCTATTGTAGATTCCTGCATTCGTGTGATGGATAACGGGAGGGAGAGCATTAACAGAAAA GTGTTCTTCATGTTCACACTGTATAATTCTTCAAATCACAATGATCGATTAAAG TTAGGAGCAAGCCGTCCTGAAGAAGCAGCCAGGTGGATTCAGTCTATTCATGAAGCATCTTTGAAG GGTGTCCCTGATACTGGAGATGAGGCTATAGGTTGTTCTAAGAGGAGATGGCAATCCTTTAG ACTAAGTGGATCTTCTAGTAGATGTCACCCAAATTCTGTAGACTGGACAGCTTCTTCTTTTGACGTTATTGCCCCTTCACCCTGGACAATCTTTGGTTGCCAGAATG GTTTACGGCTATTCAAGGAAGCAAAGGACAGAGATTCGGTTGCAAAG AAATGGGATGATCACCCAGCAATAATGGCAGTTGGAGTAGTTGATGGAACTTCAGAAGCCGTTTTCCAGACTCTTATGTCTCTTGGTCCTTCAAGATCAGA ATGGGATTTCTGTTTCTACAAGGGGAGTGTAGTCGAACACCTAGATGGTCACACTGACATTATTCACAAACAGCTATATAGTGATTGGTTGCCTTG GGGAATGAAACGGAGAGATCTCTTGTTGCGACGCTATTGGAGGAGAGAAGATGATGGAACCTATG TTATTCTTTACCACTCTGTTTTTCACAAAAAGTGTCCTCCTCAGAATGGCTACGTTCGTGCCTGCCTTAAAA GTGGAGGTTATGTTGTATCACCAGTGAACAAAGGAAAGCAATCGGTTGTAAAGCATATGCTTGCTATTGATTGGAAGTCATGGAGATCTTATATTAAACCTTCTTCAGCACGTTCCATTACGATTAAAATGCTTGGCAGAGTTGCTG CATTACGGGAGTTATTGAAAGCTAAGCTAGGAAATTGTCCTCCATCTGATTATTCATCTGGAGAATTGATAAGAAAAAGTGGGCTTCGTCTAAATGGAGGAGAAATAAGCTCTGATACCGAAATTCAGGCTGGAGATGAGGACGCTAATGATAACTTTGATGAAGAAGTAGATCAAACACAAGCAGAGCGTGCAAGCCTTGTTAGTATGAATGATGCAGATGACAAGTTTTACGATGTTCTAGAACCATCGGATTGTGATGAGCCAGAAAATGAATGGATGGCCGAATGTAGTCACCAAAAGACTCAG AAGTTATCAACTGCAGCTAGTTTCGTGAGAAGATTGCATGACCTTGCAG TTCAGAAGAGGGGTTATGTAGACTTGCATGAGATGGCCAGGGAAGAGAGTATCTCATGTGCCTATGGATCCACTCTTCCAAAAGATCCTACTTGTACTTTACCTTGCAGTTTGACAGAAACAGATCCTTCTACATTCCTGATTCGTGGAGAAAATTATCTAGTTGACGGCAAGAAG GTTAAAGCAAAGGGAACCTTGATGCAATTGGTTGCTGCAGATTGGCTGAGATCTGATAGAAGGGAAGATGATCTTGCCGGCCGTCCTGGGAGCATTGTGCAG AAATATGCAGCACAGGGTGGGCCTGAGTTCTTCTTCATTATAAACATTCAG GTTCCAGGTTCTACTACATATAGCCTTGCACTATACTATATGATGAATACCCCTGTGGAAGATGCTCCCTTGCTAGAGAGTTTTATAAAGGGTGATGATGCCTTCAGAAATTCGAGATTTAAACTTATACCATATATATCTAAG GGTTCATGGATTGTAAAGCAGAGTGTAGGGAAGAAGGCATGCCTAGTTGGTCAAGCATTGGAAATCCACTATTTTCAGGGGAAGAACTATTTGGAG CTTGGGATTGATATTGGATCATCAACTGTCGCAAGAGGTGTGGTGAGTCTTGTCCTTGGGTACCTCAGCCATCTGGTTATTGAGATGGCCTTTTTAGTACAG GGAAATACTCGGGAAGAGCTCCCTGAATTTCTTCTTGGAACCGTCCGGCTTAACCATCTGGATGCTTCGAAATCAGTTCCACTGAAACCATGA
- the LOC130946394 gene encoding GATA transcription factor 11-like, with translation MSEDVGNNMKDSWFFEKNFNGLSDEAFDDVFSFLDFPLEDVEPNVVEEDWDAQFKRIEPCYDVFSVSSTVLCSDKTQNEKPQLGGSFSGSSNGVSPIKQLDETAGLDVGKTILNQNSSLNGKDLHQLRTYSPVSVFESSSTSSAENSNFDLPAIPVKRARSKRQRASSFSPLFVIPSVPTSPAWQIYDMKVDLESNLGTHHAGKSLNNTKKQRKKDLPVLSGHNDMKRSSSQEPVPTRKCMHCEVTKTPQWREGPMGPKTLCNACGVRYRSGRLFPEYRPAASPTFVPSVHSNCHKKVIEMRSKGIQASLRNPLSAMSNLHGNSVG, from the exons ATGTCTGAG GATGTTGGTAATAATATGAAGGACTCTTGGTTTTTCGAGAAGAATTTTAATGGCCTGTCCGACGAGGCTTTTGATGATGTCTTCAGCTTTTTAGATTTCCCGTTGGAAGATGTGGAACCGAATGTTGTTGAAGAAGACTGGGATGCGCAGTTTAAACGCATTGAGCCATGTTATGATGTTTTTTCGGTGTCATCGACTGTGCTCTGTAGTGATAAAACCCAAAATGAAAAGCCACAACTTGGGGGAAGTTTCTCTGGTTCT AGTAATGGGGTTTCTCCAATAAAACAGCTGGATGAGACTGCTGGATTGGATGTTGGAAAAACCATTCTGAACCAGAATTCATCTCTCAATGGAAAAGATTTGCATCAACTTCGAACCTACAGCCCAGTTTCTGTTTTTGAAAGCAGTAGTACTTCTTCAGCTGAGAATTCCAACTTTGATCTACCTGCCATCCCGGTAAAGCGTGCTCGAAGCAAGCGCCAGCGTGCATCGAGCTTCAGTCCTCTATTTGTGATTCCTTCTGTTCCTACTTCACCGGCTTGGCAAATTTATGATATGAAAGTTGATCTGGAATCAAATTTAGGAACACACCATGCCGGGAAATCATTAAACAACACGAAAAAACAGAGGAAAAAGGATCTCCCTGTGCTTTCAGGTCACAATGACATGAAAAGATCCTCATCACAGGAGCCAGTTCCCACCAGAAAATGCATGCATTGCGAGGTGACAAAGACCCCACAGTGGAGAGAGGGACCGATGGGTCCAAAGACACTGTGCAATGCCTGCGGTGTTCGATACAGGTCTGGTCGCCTCTTCCCCGAATACCGGCCAGCAGCTAGCCCCACTTTTGTACCATCAGTGCATTCAAACTGTCATAAGAAGGTCATAGAGATGAGAAGCAAAGGCATCCAGGCAAGCCTTAGGAATCCATTGTCGGCGATGTCAAACCTTCATGGAAATTCTGTAGGATAA